A section of the Falco rusticolus isolate bFalRus1 chromosome Z, bFalRus1.pri, whole genome shotgun sequence genome encodes:
- the GOLPH3 gene encoding Golgi phosphoprotein 3 isoform X2: MLIELALRGRLQLEACGMRRKSLLTRKVICKSDAPTGDVLLDEALKHIKETQPPETVQNWIELLSGETWNPLKLHYQLRNVRERLAKNLVEKGVLTTEKQNFLLFDMTTHPLTNNNIKQRLIKKVQEAVLDKWVNDPHRMDKRLLALVYLAHASDVLENAFAPLLDEQYDLATKRVRQLLDLDPEVECMKANTNEVLWAVVAAFTK, from the exons ATGTTAATTGAATTGGCATTGCGAGGACGTCTTCAGCTAGAAGCTTGTGGAATGAGGCGTAAAAGTCTATTAACAAGAAAG GTGATTTGCAAGTCAGATGCTCCTACAGGGGATGTTCTTCTTGATGAAGCTCTGAAACACATAAAAGAGACCCAGCCTCCTGAAACAGTTCAAAATTGGATTGAACTGCTTAGTG GTGAAACATGGAACCCATTGAAGTTGCACTACCAACTACGAAACGTCCGTGAACGGTTAGCTAAAAATCTAGTGGAGAAAGGTGTACTGacaacagagaaacagaacttCCTTCTTTTTGACATGACTACGCACCCTCTCACCAACAACAATATCAAACAGCGCCTCATCAAGAAGGTTCAAGAAGCAGTTCTTGACAAATGGGTAAATGACCCTCACCGCATGGACAAGCGCTTGCTGGCACTTGTTTATTTAGCCCATGCTTCAGATGTTCTGGAGAACGCTTTCGCCCCCCTTTTGGATGAGCAGTATGATTTAGCCACAAAGAGAGTGCGGCAGCTTCTGGATTTAGACCCTGAGGTTGAATGTATGAAAGCCAACACAAATGAGGTTCTGTGGGCTGTTGTAGCAGCTTTCACAAAATAA
- the GOLPH3 gene encoding Golgi phosphoprotein 3 isoform X1, with product MPLKRVSQEAFINASFKKQQIHEAGERWLSFCCCLVPHPCGGRGRSREIPWRCEPKYFCLRGRVIRRICAVICKSDAPTGDVLLDEALKHIKETQPPETVQNWIELLSGETWNPLKLHYQLRNVRERLAKNLVEKGVLTTEKQNFLLFDMTTHPLTNNNIKQRLIKKVQEAVLDKWVNDPHRMDKRLLALVYLAHASDVLENAFAPLLDEQYDLATKRVRQLLDLDPEVECMKANTNEVLWAVVAAFTK from the exons ATGCCTCTGAAGAGAGTTAGCCAGGAAGCATTCATCAATGCATCCTTCAAGAAACAGCAGATCCATGAAGCTGGAGAGAGGTGGTTGAGCTTCTGCTGTTGCCTTGTGCCACATCCATGtggtgggagggggaggagtAGAGAAATACCATGGAGGTGTGAaccaaaatacttttgtttgAGGGGAAGGGTAATCAGAAGAATCTGTGCG GTGATTTGCAAGTCAGATGCTCCTACAGGGGATGTTCTTCTTGATGAAGCTCTGAAACACATAAAAGAGACCCAGCCTCCTGAAACAGTTCAAAATTGGATTGAACTGCTTAGTG GTGAAACATGGAACCCATTGAAGTTGCACTACCAACTACGAAACGTCCGTGAACGGTTAGCTAAAAATCTAGTGGAGAAAGGTGTACTGacaacagagaaacagaacttCCTTCTTTTTGACATGACTACGCACCCTCTCACCAACAACAATATCAAACAGCGCCTCATCAAGAAGGTTCAAGAAGCAGTTCTTGACAAATGGGTAAATGACCCTCACCGCATGGACAAGCGCTTGCTGGCACTTGTTTATTTAGCCCATGCTTCAGATGTTCTGGAGAACGCTTTCGCCCCCCTTTTGGATGAGCAGTATGATTTAGCCACAAAGAGAGTGCGGCAGCTTCTGGATTTAGACCCTGAGGTTGAATGTATGAAAGCCAACACAAATGAGGTTCTGTGGGCTGTTGTAGCAGCTTTCACAAAATAA